A single region of the Mangifera indica cultivar Alphonso unplaced genomic scaffold, CATAS_Mindica_2.1 Un_0030, whole genome shotgun sequence genome encodes:
- the LOC123206252 gene encoding 50S ribosomal protein L17, chloroplastic-like, producing the protein MTMATATITAVTDTSSRWSLASLSSALPSLNSSPSSNQFNSSSPSFPQRHLTLSLNKQPQLIPSFTGLASANHLISLGFSDCTSLGHCFTIVDNGRRISAMSHGRRVPKLNRPLDQRRAFLRGLTTQLLKHYITSLKSLYYHTCVCLLKLNGYIIFKQFLDG; encoded by the exons ATGACGATGGCAACGGCAACGATAACGGCTGTAACGGATACGAGTAGCAGATGGAGTCTGGCATCTCTAAGTTCAGCTCTTCCTTCACTcaattcatctccttcttcaaatcaattcaattcatcCTCCCCTTCTTTCCCCCAGCGTCATCTCACTCTCAGCCTCAACAAACAACCACAACTCATCCCATCTTTCACCGGACTCGCTTCCGCCAACCATCTAATCTCCCTTGGCTTCTCCG ACTGCACGAGCCTTGGACATTGTTTCACTATTGTGGATAACGGTCGCCGAATTTCTGCAATGAGTCATGGAAGGCGAGTTCCGAAGCTGAACAGACCACTGGACCAACGGCGGGCTTTTCTGCGTGGCCTTACGACTCAGCTCCTTAAGCACTATATTACTTCTCTCAAATCTCTATATTACCATACATGCGTttgtcttttaaaattaaatggttatattatttttaaacagtttttAGATGGTTAA